In Pseudomonas saudiphocaensis, one DNA window encodes the following:
- a CDS encoding AAA family ATPase, translated as MKVLVLTGPESAGKSWLGARLQQHFGGLLVGEYVRDFIDTEQRDTCLADIPTIARGQLALEDAARQQAPHLLILDTHLLSNMLWSQTLFGSYPAWLEDELLQRPYHQHLLLSPEGTDWHDDGQRCQPDLAERLRFYDDCRAWLRTHCQPFVEIGGDWAERERQAFSHTRALLGI; from the coding sequence ATGAAGGTATTGGTGCTCACCGGGCCTGAGTCCGCCGGCAAAAGCTGGCTGGGTGCGCGTCTGCAACAGCATTTTGGCGGTTTGCTGGTGGGCGAGTACGTGCGTGACTTCATCGACACCGAGCAGCGGGACACCTGCCTGGCGGACATTCCCACCATCGCCCGCGGCCAGCTGGCACTTGAGGACGCCGCGCGTCAGCAAGCGCCACACCTGTTGATCCTCGATACGCATCTGCTGAGCAATATGCTCTGGAGCCAGACGCTGTTCGGCAGTTACCCCGCCTGGCTGGAGGACGAGCTGCTGCAGCGGCCCTACCATCAGCACTTGCTGCTGTCACCTGAGGGCACCGACTGGCATGACGATGGGCAGCGCTGCCAGCCGGATCTGGCTGAGCGGCTGAGGTTCTACGACGATTGCCGGGCCTGGCTGAGGACACATTGTCAGCCCTTTGTGGAAATCGGCGGTGACTGGGCTGAGCGTGAGCGGCAAGCGTTTTCGCATACCCGCGCGCTGTTGGGCATTTAG
- a CDS encoding DMT family transporter, with translation MPETTSRTTLAHLGMLLWAAFVGLSFPAVGLLGEGLPPLLLTCMRFTIAALVLAPLAWKQSEGLPRVSTLLLYALMGLCLAGFFGTMFWAAHRVTALSMATLFVSVPLLAYCLGRGLGVEQPAGRLLAVLALGASGALGLAWAENGGNFAGMQLGLGELGFFFGCVASALYPVLSKWGLARGVLPKQAGLRTFWSLVCGAVLIGLMGLFWESPGTLLRMNLLDLLLVTYLGVFSSAMTFFLQQRATSVLTPGAVTAYSYLVPFVSMLLLFFDQPARMGWHWAPGALLVVVAIVLLLRQEPASR, from the coding sequence ATGCCTGAAACGACCTCGCGCACTACGCTGGCCCATCTCGGCATGCTGCTGTGGGCGGCGTTCGTCGGCCTGTCGTTTCCGGCGGTTGGCCTGCTCGGTGAAGGCCTGCCGCCGTTGCTGCTGACCTGTATGCGTTTCACCATCGCGGCCCTGGTGCTGGCGCCGCTGGCGTGGAAGCAGAGCGAAGGCCTGCCGAGGGTCTCGACCCTGTTGCTCTACGCGCTGATGGGGCTGTGCCTGGCCGGCTTCTTCGGCACCATGTTCTGGGCCGCGCATCGAGTCACTGCCTTATCCATGGCGACGCTGTTCGTCAGCGTGCCGTTACTGGCCTACTGCCTGGGGCGCGGTTTGGGCGTCGAGCAACCGGCAGGCCGGCTGCTGGCGGTTCTTGCCCTGGGCGCCAGCGGCGCGCTGGGCCTGGCCTGGGCGGAAAACGGCGGCAACTTCGCCGGCATGCAGCTGGGGCTGGGCGAGCTGGGGTTCTTTTTCGGCTGTGTGGCGTCAGCGCTCTATCCGGTATTGAGCAAATGGGGGCTGGCCCGTGGCGTGCTGCCGAAGCAGGCCGGGCTGCGTACCTTCTGGAGCCTGGTTTGCGGTGCTGTCCTGATCGGTTTGATGGGGCTGTTCTGGGAATCACCCGGGACGTTGCTGAGAATGAACCTTCTGGACCTGCTGCTGGTGACCTATCTGGGCGTATTTTCCAGCGCCATGACCTTTTTCCTGCAGCAACGTGCTACCTCGGTGCTGACGCCCGGTGCCGTCACGGCCTACAGCTATCTGGTGCCCTTTGTCTCGATGCTGTTGCTGTTCTTCGACCAGCCGGCCCGAATGGGCTGGCACTGGGCGCCGGGTGCCTTGCTGGTGGTGGTTGCCATCGTGCTGTTGCTGCGGCAGGAACCAGCCAGCCGCTAA
- a CDS encoding MFS transporter, which translates to MSAPCSADAASPAARNATRVGFFMAGFGLSIWAPLVPYVRGRIEMSDALFGSLLLCIGIGSLSWMPLSGVLVNRHGIRPVVLASVAFLALALAAVALTDSIWVLGLALFCLGGSLGVIDVVLNIQGVLIERETGRRHMSNFHGMFSLGSICGALALTLALSLGLAPETGTLLMMALIVLANLLVARGFLRDRAPAGGMAFVRPTGMVLLAGALCFVVYLAEGAVLDWSALYLTERKALDTALGGLGYASFALMVTIARFTGAPLIHALGTARVISLGGLLAAVGIAIGLFTEHWAFALLGYGLCGLGCANVSPVLISSLSRQQIMPVHQAVTAATTIGFAGVLAGPALMGLVAHYASLTLAFGLVALMLAGLVLGSRRFAE; encoded by the coding sequence ATGTCCGCCCCCTGCTCCGCCGATGCCGCATCTCCTGCGGCCCGCAACGCTACCCGCGTTGGTTTTTTCATGGCGGGCTTCGGGCTATCCATCTGGGCGCCCCTGGTGCCCTATGTGCGTGGACGTATCGAGATGAGCGATGCGCTATTCGGCTCGCTGCTGTTGTGCATTGGCATCGGCTCGCTGAGCTGGATGCCGCTCTCGGGGGTGCTGGTGAACCGTCACGGGATACGGCCGGTGGTGCTTGCCAGCGTCGCATTCCTGGCTTTGGCCCTTGCTGCGGTGGCATTGACCGATTCGATCTGGGTCCTGGGCCTGGCGCTGTTCTGTCTCGGCGGTAGCCTGGGCGTTATCGATGTGGTGCTGAACATTCAGGGCGTACTTATTGAGCGCGAGACCGGCAGGCGTCACATGTCCAACTTTCACGGCATGTTCAGCCTGGGCTCGATCTGCGGTGCGCTGGCCTTGACCCTTGCGCTAAGCCTTGGGCTGGCTCCAGAAACCGGCACGCTGCTGATGATGGCCCTGATTGTGCTGGCCAATCTGCTGGTAGCTCGCGGCTTTCTGCGTGACCGCGCGCCTGCGGGTGGCATGGCGTTTGTCCGGCCCACAGGCATGGTTTTGCTGGCCGGCGCCCTGTGTTTCGTCGTGTATCTGGCAGAGGGCGCCGTGCTGGATTGGAGCGCACTGTATCTGACCGAACGGAAAGCCCTGGATACGGCCTTGGGCGGTCTGGGGTACGCCAGTTTTGCGCTGATGGTGACCATCGCCCGCTTCACCGGCGCCCCGCTGATCCATGCCCTGGGTACGGCGCGGGTAATCAGCCTGGGCGGTTTGCTCGCCGCCGTCGGCATTGCCATAGGGCTGTTCACGGAACATTGGGCGTTCGCGTTGCTGGGCTACGGGCTGTGCGGGCTGGGCTGTGCCAACGTCTCGCCAGTGCTGATTTCCTCGCTGAGCCGGCAGCAGATCATGCCGGTACACCAGGCCGTGACTGCCGCCACCACCATCGGCTTTGCCGGGGTACTGGCCGGTCCGGCACTGATGGGCCTGGTCGCCCACTACGCGTCACTAACTCTGGCGTTCGGTCTGGTTGCCCTGATGCTCGCCGGGCTGGTCCTGGGCAGCCGCCGTTTCGCCGAATGA
- a CDS encoding DUF1883 domain-containing protein: protein MKFIHQREHLNEDDYVIIECSQPCNIRLMNDKNFRSFRNGGRHAYHGGAFDKFPAKIKVPNTGFWNITIDTVTRRAISVTRKPALTHSIKIVRNSPSELR from the coding sequence ATGAAGTTCATTCACCAACGCGAACACCTCAATGAAGATGACTATGTGATCATCGAGTGCTCGCAGCCCTGCAATATTCGCCTGATGAACGACAAGAACTTTCGCAGCTTCAGAAATGGCGGACGTCATGCCTACCACGGCGGTGCGTTCGACAAGTTTCCGGCAAAGATCAAAGTCCCCAACACCGGTTTCTGGAACATCACCATCGACACCGTAACGCGTCGGGCCATCAGCGTGACCCGCAAACCGGCGTTGACCCATAGCATCAAGATCGTACGCAACTCACCTTCGGAACTGCGATAA